A window from Cytobacillus sp. IB215665 encodes these proteins:
- a CDS encoding RsfA family transcriptional regulator, with translation MKVRQDAWSHEEDLLLAETVLRYIREGGTQLLAFEEVGDKLNRTSAACGFRWNAEVRGKYDQAIAIAKKQRKERKRALDRLKKQDELPSTISLPQITTVDDSNPVETYNLNNEFTTELLTTPVSTSVPSIESSAGSNSISLEDCISYLKELKVQDQHSMRLQQENVQLQQENQTLSKQNKELVIKLEKMSEKQSMIQEDYQALVQIMDRARKMVLFDDNEERPSPAFRMDKNGNLEQLAK, from the coding sequence GTGAAAGTTCGTCAAGATGCATGGTCTCATGAAGAAGACCTATTACTCGCAGAAACAGTACTTCGCTATATTCGTGAAGGTGGAACTCAGTTATTAGCCTTCGAAGAAGTAGGTGATAAGCTTAACCGAACTTCTGCTGCTTGTGGATTTCGGTGGAACGCGGAAGTAAGAGGAAAGTATGATCAAGCTATCGCCATTGCGAAAAAACAAAGAAAAGAAAGAAAGAGAGCGTTAGACAGATTAAAGAAGCAAGATGAGCTTCCTAGTACAATTTCACTACCACAGATTACTACAGTTGATGATAGCAATCCAGTAGAGACCTATAATCTAAATAATGAGTTCACGACAGAGTTGTTGACTACGCCAGTGAGTACATCAGTGCCATCTATAGAATCATCAGCTGGATCAAATTCAATATCTCTAGAAGATTGCATTTCTTATTTAAAAGAACTTAAAGTACAAGATCAACATTCAATGAGATTGCAGCAAGAAAATGTACAATTACAACAAGAAAACCAAACTCTTTCAAAGCAAAATAAAGAACTAGTTATAAAGCTTGAAAAAATGTCGGAAAAGCAATCTATGATACAAGAAGACTATCAAGCATTAGTACAAATTATGGATCGAGCACGTAAAATGGTTTTATTTGATGATAATGAAGAAAGACCATCTCCGGCTTTCAGAATGGATAAAAACGGAAATTTAGAACAATTAGCTAAGTAA
- a CDS encoding tRNA threonylcarbamoyladenosine dehydratase has product MLHQFSRNELAIGIEGLNILKNSTVAVLGIGGVGSFAAEALARSGVGRLILVDKDDVDITNVNRQIHALLSTVGKPKADLMKDRIKDINPECQVIALKMFYTEETYEEFFSYGIDFVIDASDTICYKIHLMKECLQRKIPIISSMGAANKMDPTRFKIADISKTHTDPIAKVIRTKLRKEGIRKGIKVVFSDESPIVIREDIRKKIVPDENTPIRKAKMPPSSNAFVPSVAGLIMASHVVTELLTDIPIKRVNQG; this is encoded by the coding sequence ATGCTACATCAATTTTCTAGAAATGAATTAGCGATTGGGATAGAAGGATTAAACATTTTAAAAAATAGCACAGTGGCAGTACTTGGAATTGGTGGTGTAGGTTCATTTGCAGCTGAAGCACTAGCTCGATCTGGTGTAGGAAGGCTTATATTAGTTGATAAGGATGATGTTGATATTACAAATGTAAATCGACAAATTCACGCGTTACTCTCAACAGTTGGCAAGCCAAAAGCTGACCTCATGAAGGACCGTATAAAAGATATTAATCCAGAGTGTCAAGTGATTGCGTTGAAAATGTTTTATACAGAGGAGACGTATGAGGAGTTTTTTAGTTATGGAATAGATTTTGTTATAGATGCGTCTGATACGATTTGTTACAAAATCCATTTAATGAAGGAATGCTTGCAGAGAAAGATTCCGATTATTTCAAGTATGGGTGCAGCAAATAAAATGGACCCTACACGTTTTAAAATAGCTGATATTTCTAAAACTCATACTGATCCTATTGCAAAAGTTATTCGAACGAAATTACGTAAAGAGGGTATCCGTAAGGGGATTAAAGTAGTGTTTTCTGACGAGAGTCCTATTGTGATTCGGGAGGATATTCGCAAGAAAATTGTTCCTGATGAAAATACGCCTATTAGAAAAGCTAAAATGCCACCATCATCCAACGCATTTGTTCCATCAGTAGCAGGGCTAATAATGGCAAGTCATGTGGTTACTGAACTGTTAACAGATATACCAATTAAACGAGTAAATCAGGGTTAA
- the aspS gene encoding aspartate--tRNA ligase has translation MFGRSYFCGQVTEQAIGEKVKLKGWVQKRRDLGGLIFIDLRDRTGIVQVVFNPEMSPEALSIAEKVRNEFVLHIEGKVVAREEGTINENLSTGKIEVHAEQVTIINSAKTPPFVIADQSEVSEDTRLKYRYLDFRRPVIFDTLKMRHNITKSIRSYLDGEGFLDIETPILTKSTPEGARDYLVPSRVHEGEFYALPQSPQLFKQLLMVGGIERYYQIARCFRDEDLRADRQPEFTQIDIETSFMDQEDIISMTEQMMLKVMSDVKGLEVSLPFPRMTYDEAMNRFGSDKPDTRFEMELVDLSEQVQDCGFKVFSGAVNSGGQVKALNVKGAANSFSRKDIDALADFVSVYGAKGLAWLKVEEEGLKGPIAKFFSEEEQNGFISSLEAVAGDLLLFVADKKAVVADALGALRIKLGKELNLIDENKFNFLWVTDWPLLEHDDEEGRYYAAHHPFTMPAREDIELLDTDPSRVKAVAYDLVLNGYELGGGSLRIYERELQEKMFKALGFTEEEANEQFGFLMEAFEYGTPPHGGIALGLDRIVMILAGRSNLRDTIAFPKTASASCLLTEAPGEVSIEQLAELNLALTVKKS, from the coding sequence GGCAAGTAACAGAGCAGGCAATTGGAGAAAAAGTAAAATTAAAAGGGTGGGTACAAAAAAGACGTGACCTAGGTGGCTTAATATTTATTGATTTACGTGACCGTACGGGGATCGTTCAAGTAGTATTTAATCCAGAAATGTCTCCTGAAGCTTTAAGTATAGCAGAGAAAGTAAGAAATGAATTTGTTCTTCATATAGAAGGTAAAGTAGTAGCTCGTGAAGAGGGCACGATTAACGAAAACCTTAGTACTGGAAAAATTGAGGTACACGCAGAACAGGTTACAATCATTAATTCAGCAAAAACACCTCCTTTTGTAATTGCTGATCAATCAGAGGTTTCTGAAGATACCCGCTTAAAGTATCGCTACCTAGATTTTCGAAGACCTGTCATATTTGATACGTTAAAAATGCGCCATAATATTACGAAATCAATTAGATCATATTTAGATGGTGAAGGGTTTTTAGATATTGAAACGCCAATTCTAACAAAGAGTACACCAGAAGGAGCGCGTGATTATTTAGTACCTAGTCGTGTTCATGAGGGAGAGTTTTATGCGTTGCCACAATCACCTCAATTATTCAAACAATTGTTAATGGTAGGCGGCATCGAAAGATATTATCAAATTGCACGTTGTTTCAGAGATGAAGATTTACGAGCAGATCGCCAACCTGAATTTACCCAAATTGATATTGAAACTTCCTTTATGGATCAAGAGGATATTATTTCGATGACAGAGCAAATGATGTTAAAAGTCATGAGTGATGTAAAGGGTCTGGAAGTATCGCTTCCGTTCCCACGCATGACCTATGACGAAGCTATGAATAGATTCGGTTCTGATAAACCTGATACGCGCTTTGAGATGGAGCTAGTAGACTTATCGGAACAAGTTCAGGACTGCGGATTTAAAGTGTTTTCAGGGGCTGTTAATTCTGGTGGTCAAGTCAAGGCACTTAATGTGAAAGGTGCTGCGAACTCTTTTTCTCGAAAAGATATAGATGCTCTAGCTGATTTTGTTAGTGTTTATGGCGCAAAAGGGTTAGCTTGGTTAAAAGTAGAAGAAGAAGGGCTTAAAGGTCCAATTGCAAAGTTTTTCAGTGAAGAAGAACAAAACGGCTTTATTTCTTCTTTAGAAGCTGTTGCAGGAGACTTATTATTATTCGTAGCTGATAAAAAAGCAGTTGTGGCAGATGCTCTTGGTGCATTGCGCATAAAGCTAGGAAAAGAATTAAACTTAATTGATGAGAATAAATTTAATTTCCTGTGGGTAACAGACTGGCCTTTATTAGAGCATGATGATGAAGAAGGGCGTTATTACGCAGCACATCATCCTTTTACAATGCCTGCTCGAGAAGATATTGAATTGTTAGATACAGACCCTTCTCGCGTAAAAGCTGTAGCATATGATTTAGTGTTAAACGGCTATGAATTAGGTGGAGGGTCACTGCGTATATATGAAAGAGAGTTACAAGAAAAAATGTTTAAAGCTTTAGGCTTTACAGAGGAAGAAGCTAACGAACAATTTGGCTTTTTGATGGAAGCATTTGAATATGGGACACCACCTCACGGAGGTATTGCTTTAGGTTTAGATCGAATTGTCATGATCTTAGCAGGTCGCTCTAATTTGCGTGATACGATTGCTTTTCCGAAAACTGCTAGTGCTAGCTGTTTACTAACAGAAGCACCTGGAGAAGTAAGCATCGAACAATTAGCTGAACTTAATTTAGCGCTAACTGTGAAAAAAAGCTAA